A portion of the Hydractinia symbiolongicarpus strain clone_291-10 chromosome 10, HSymV2.1, whole genome shotgun sequence genome contains these proteins:
- the LOC130612873 gene encoding uncharacterized protein LOC130612873, with translation MIKSLVSKVNSLTVQVKKYRGKAFVIVKNTPMTWRINKSDSKMNYYTALLTEVNYWRGSKRACLSTKIKRKTKHVKKLTQRDEFLLVLMKLRLGLLTEDLADRFGISPSTCSTVFVTWIRIISRVLSDALVVWLPREAIRDNLPKTFAKAGYSKCRIIIDCAEVFIDRPKSLTNQASTWSDYKHHNTLKFLVGISHSGYITFLSDCYGGRASVNFITNNSGFYDLLESDDEVMADRGFQIREELMLRFCKLVVPPGARVKSQITNSVFVFDIASMSLILYMSDG, from the exons ATGATCAAATCTTTGGTCAGTAAAGTGAACTCCTTAACTGTACAAGTAAAGAAGTATAGAGGCAAAGCCTTTGTGATTGTTAAAAATACACCAATGACTTGGAGAATCAATAAAAGTGATTCCAAAATGAATTACTACACTG CCTTACTTACAGAAGTGAATTATTGGAGGGGGTCAAAACGAGCATGTTTAAGTACTAAAATAAAGCGTAAAACTAAACATGTGAAAAAGTTAACACAGCGTGATGAGTTCTTGTTAGTTTTGATGAAACTTCGTTTGGGCTTACTGACAGAGGACCTTGCAGATCGTTTTGGAATATCACCATCAACATGTTCCACAGTATTCGTAACTTGGATTAGAATTATAAGTAGAGTTTTAAGTGATGCACTTGTTGTCTGGCTTCCAAGAGAAGCCATTCGTGATAACTTGCCAAAAACATTTGCCAAAGCAGGTTATTCCAAATGTCGGATTATAATTGATTGTGCTGAGGTGTTCATTGACAGACCAAAATCCTTAACAAATCAAGCATCTACTTGGTCAGACTATAAGCATCACAACactttaaaatttcttgttgGTATAAGCCATTCTGgatatataacttttttatctgatTGTTATGGTGGGCGCGCGTCCGTtaattttattacaaataaCTCTGGATTTTATGATTTGTTAGAAAGTGATGATGAAGTTATGGCAGATCGTGGATTTCAAATCAGAGAAGAATTAATGTTACGTTTTTGCAAATTAGTTGTTCCACCAGGTGCACGTGTAAAAAGTCAGATtacaaattcagtttttgtttttgacattgCAAGTATGTCACTTATACTGTATATGTCTGATGGTTGA